In Ensifer adhaerens, a single window of DNA contains:
- the ligD gene encoding non-homologous end-joining DNA ligase, translated as MTKPPRPPRSKPLLRDETIAMQSGRISSRDPAQPKLPFDPMPDRVEPALALLTESPPVTGDWGWEIKWDGYRLHVHIEGGRVRVLTRGGFDWTSRFPAIAEAARALGPASMILDGEAVVLDEQGKPDFNLLQKSLGASGQKIGNRASPALFYAFDLLYLDGHDMRQVEYRARRHLLEEALRGHDGAILLSEEVDADPAQLLAHACSLGLEGIVGKRQGSPYRSGRTGDWIKLKCIQSHAFIVVGYEPSTASRAGFGSLLLAAYRNEDLVCVGSVGTGFKERDAMQLRKKMDKLPWRGKQPPVTYSDKRNLVWLQPTLIAEIEYRAWTADEKLRHPSYKGLREFQDNAAVYRFDRQE; from the coding sequence ATGACGAAGCCCCCTCGCCCACCCCGATCAAAGCCGCTGCTGCGTGACGAAACGATTGCGATGCAGAGCGGCCGCATCAGCAGCCGTGATCCTGCGCAGCCAAAACTGCCATTCGATCCGATGCCCGATCGCGTTGAGCCCGCGCTTGCCCTGTTGACCGAGAGCCCGCCAGTCACCGGCGATTGGGGATGGGAGATAAAGTGGGACGGATACCGTCTGCACGTCCACATCGAAGGCGGTCGCGTGAGAGTTCTCACCAGAGGCGGCTTCGATTGGACAAGCAGGTTCCCGGCCATTGCCGAGGCTGCTCGGGCCTTGGGACCGGCGTCGATGATCCTGGATGGCGAAGCTGTCGTTCTCGATGAGCAAGGCAAACCGGACTTCAACCTGCTGCAGAAATCGCTCGGAGCATCCGGACAAAAGATCGGAAACCGGGCCTCGCCTGCCCTCTTCTATGCGTTCGATCTTCTTTACCTCGACGGCCATGACATGCGCCAGGTCGAGTATCGTGCCCGGCGGCATCTGCTTGAGGAGGCGCTTCGTGGTCACGACGGCGCAATCCTGCTTTCCGAAGAGGTGGACGCCGACCCGGCGCAATTGCTTGCTCACGCCTGCAGCCTGGGCCTGGAAGGCATCGTCGGAAAGCGTCAGGGCAGCCCCTATCGATCCGGGCGTACCGGCGACTGGATCAAGCTGAAGTGCATCCAGAGTCACGCGTTCATCGTGGTCGGCTATGAACCGTCCACCGCATCTCGGGCTGGTTTCGGCTCCCTGCTGCTTGCCGCCTACAGGAACGAGGACCTGGTCTGTGTTGGCAGTGTCGGCACTGGTTTTAAGGAGCGCGATGCGATGCAGCTGCGCAAGAAAATGGACAAGCTGCCCTGGAGAGGGAAGCAGCCGCCAGTCACCTATTCAGACAAACGCAATCTCGTTTGGCTCCAGCCGACGCTCATAGCAGAGATCGAATACCGAGCGTGGACGGCAGACGAGAAGCTCCGGCA